A portion of the Clostridium gelidum genome contains these proteins:
- the mltG gene encoding endolytic transglycosylase MltG, with translation MKKYKPFRKLILLSVFLIFVIVLIFVNSYNKVIEKPLKSSENTILIEVKQGEGFYDILNKLDKEDRLSNKLLIKVKLAIDKKNIKLREGIYEIDTNTTLVNLINSLEDAADDKDLVKLTIPEGYSIEDIASNLEEKEICSKDEFLKAVKNYELPKFIKANNKKRYNLEGFLYPDTYLIGKNLDANSIIKLMLTRFEEMLKQVKDETEVDIKDEDVEKIINIASLIEKEARVEKDRPLISSVIYNRLEKDMKLQLDAAVIYSLGYHVDVVLNKHLEIDSPYNVYKYKGLPVGPIANPGIDCIKAALSPAKTDYLYYILQEDSSHYFTNNYDDFLKKKKELGY, from the coding sequence ATGAAGAAATATAAACCCTTTAGAAAATTAATATTGTTATCTGTATTTCTTATATTTGTTATAGTGTTAATTTTTGTTAATTCTTATAATAAAGTTATAGAAAAACCATTAAAATCTAGTGAGAATACGATTTTAATTGAAGTAAAACAAGGTGAAGGATTTTATGATATATTAAATAAATTAGATAAAGAAGATAGATTATCCAATAAACTTTTGATTAAAGTAAAATTAGCTATAGATAAAAAAAACATAAAATTAAGAGAAGGTATATATGAAATAGATACTAACACAACACTAGTAAATTTGATAAATTCGCTTGAAGACGCAGCTGATGATAAAGATTTGGTGAAATTAACAATTCCGGAAGGATATTCCATAGAAGATATTGCAAGCAATTTAGAAGAAAAAGAGATTTGCTCTAAAGATGAATTCTTAAAAGCAGTTAAAAATTATGAATTGCCTAAATTCATTAAAGCTAATAATAAAAAAAGATATAATTTAGAAGGCTTTTTATATCCAGATACATATTTGATAGGAAAAAACTTAGATGCAAATTCTATAATTAAACTTATGTTAACTAGGTTTGAAGAGATGCTAAAACAAGTAAAAGATGAAACTGAAGTTGATATAAAAGATGAAGATGTGGAAAAGATAATAAATATAGCTTCTTTGATAGAAAAAGAAGCAAGAGTTGAAAAAGACAGACCATTAATTTCATCAGTGATTTATAATAGATTAGAAAAGGATATGAAACTTCAATTAGATGCTGCAGTAATTTATTCTTTAGGATATCATGTAGATGTAGTATTAAATAAGCATTTAGAAATAGATTCACCATATAATGTTTATAAGTATAAAGGACTACCGGTAGGTCCTATAGCAAATCCGGGAATTGATTGTATTAAAGCTGCATTAAGTCCCGCAAAAACTGATTATTTATATTATATTTTGCAAGAAGATAGTTCTCATTATTTTACTAATAATTATGACGACTTTTTAAAGAAGAAAAAAGAATTAGGATATTAG
- a CDS encoding ribonuclease J translates to MKNERAKIKIIPLGGINEIGKNITAIEYKDDIIIIDCGLKFPDDDMFGIDIVIPDVSYLLKNLDKIKGIFLTHGHEDHIGALPYVLKQLNVPVYGTKLTLGIVETKLKEHGLLASTELVRVKPKDIIKLDSVSVEFIKVNHSIADSVAIAIHTPLGVILHTGDFKVDYTPIDGEMMDFGRLAELGRKGVLVMMADSTNVERPGYTMTERVVGETFLRLFNKAKGRILVATFASNVHRIQQIITAAEAYEKKVAVSGRSMENIVQVAVELGYLTIGTDVLIPVDQISKYPNDKVVIITTGSQGEPMSALARMAASEHRKINVVPGDTVIISATPIPGNEKLVSKVVNLLFKKGAEVIYDSQEKIHVSGHACQEELKLMHSLVKPRFFIPVHGEYRHLKQHGELAMELGLPEKNLLIPENGDIIEVARNYIKKNGTVISGQVFVDGLGVGDVGNIVLRDRKHLSQDGILTIVVTIEKQSGKVVSGPDIISRGFVYVRESEGLMDEAREIVKSVLRDCEERQITDWATLKSKMRDELREFLYEKTKRKPMILPIIMEF, encoded by the coding sequence ATGAAAAATGAAAGAGCGAAGATAAAGATAATTCCTCTTGGCGGCATAAACGAAATTGGGAAAAACATAACAGCTATTGAATATAAGGATGATATTATAATAATAGATTGTGGATTGAAATTCCCAGATGACGATATGTTTGGAATAGATATTGTAATACCTGATGTTTCATATCTACTTAAGAATTTAGACAAGATTAAAGGAATATTTTTAACTCATGGACATGAAGACCATATAGGAGCATTACCATATGTATTAAAACAATTGAATGTTCCAGTTTATGGCACTAAGCTTACTCTTGGTATAGTTGAGACAAAACTAAAAGAACACGGACTGCTTGCTTCAACAGAATTAGTAAGAGTTAAGCCAAAAGATATAATTAAATTAGACAGCGTTTCAGTAGAATTCATAAAAGTGAATCATTCAATTGCAGATTCAGTTGCAATTGCGATTCATACACCACTTGGAGTAATACTTCATACAGGAGATTTTAAAGTTGATTATACACCAATCGATGGAGAAATGATGGATTTTGGGAGATTAGCAGAACTCGGAAGAAAAGGTGTTTTGGTAATGATGGCTGATTCAACAAATGTTGAAAGGCCAGGGTATACCATGACAGAAAGAGTTGTAGGGGAAACTTTTTTAAGGCTATTTAATAAAGCAAAAGGTAGAATACTAGTTGCTACATTTGCATCTAATGTTCATAGAATTCAACAAATTATTACAGCAGCAGAGGCTTATGAAAAAAAGGTCGCGGTGTCTGGAAGAAGTATGGAGAATATTGTTCAAGTAGCAGTAGAACTTGGATACCTTACAATTGGAACAGATGTACTTATACCAGTAGATCAAATTTCAAAATATCCCAATGATAAAGTTGTAATAATAACAACTGGTAGCCAAGGAGAGCCAATGTCTGCACTTGCAAGAATGGCTGCTTCAGAACATAGGAAAATTAATGTAGTACCAGGAGATACAGTTATTATTTCAGCAACACCAATACCTGGAAATGAAAAATTAGTTTCAAAGGTTGTAAATCTATTGTTTAAAAAAGGTGCAGAGGTAATATATGATTCTCAAGAAAAGATTCATGTATCAGGTCATGCTTGCCAAGAAGAACTGAAATTAATGCACTCATTAGTTAAGCCAAGATTTTTCATTCCAGTTCATGGAGAGTATAGACATTTGAAACAACATGGAGAATTAGCAATGGAACTTGGACTTCCAGAGAAAAACTTATTGATACCTGAGAATGGCGATATAATTGAAGTTGCAAGGAATTATATTAAAAAAAATGGTACTGTTATTTCAGGGCAAGTCTTTGTTGATGGACTTGGAGTTGGAGATGTTGGAAATATTGTCTTAAGAGATAGAAAACATCTTTCACAAGATGGTATTTTAACAATTGTAGTTACAATTGAGAAACAAAGTGGTAAAGTTGTATCTGGACCAGATATAATTTCGAGAGGATTCGTATATGTAAGAGAATCAGAAGGACTTATGGATGAAGCAAGAGAAATTGTAAAGTCAGTGCTTAGAGATTGTGAAGAAAGACAAATCACTGATTGGGCAACATTAAAGTCTAAAATGAGGGATGAACTTAGAGAATTCCTTTATGAAAAGACTAAGAGAAAACCTATGATATTACCAATAATTATGGAATTTTAA
- a CDS encoding O-methyltransferase: protein MSEITYDYMEEYIRGLITDRDGTLKEIEDFARENRVPIVQKETGVFLEFMTSMKKPKRILELGTAVGFSAILMYEASGTEPDIVTIERDEKMIELATLNLEKFNLSNKIKIEEGDCLEILEKLNEPFDLIFMDAGKGHYNHFLPHCLRLLNKDGIIVADNVLFRGMVASQELVKRRKITIVKRMRTYLELVTHDKDLITSVIPMGDGIAVTKRR from the coding sequence ATGAGTGAGATTACATATGACTATATGGAAGAGTATATTAGAGGGTTAATTACTGACAGAGACGGTACTTTAAAAGAAATAGAAGATTTTGCAAGAGAAAATAGGGTACCTATCGTTCAAAAGGAAACAGGAGTGTTTCTTGAATTTATGACTAGTATGAAAAAACCTAAAAGAATATTAGAACTTGGAACAGCAGTAGGTTTTTCAGCAATACTAATGTATGAAGCTTCAGGGACAGAACCAGATATTGTAACAATTGAACGTGATGAAAAAATGATAGAACTCGCAACTTTAAATTTAGAAAAGTTTAATTTAAGCAATAAAATAAAGATTGAAGAAGGAGATTGTTTAGAAATTTTAGAAAAGCTAAATGAACCTTTTGATTTAATTTTTATGGATGCAGGCAAAGGTCATTATAATCATTTTTTACCTCATTGCTTAAGATTACTTAACAAAGATGGTATAATAGTAGCAGATAATGTTCTATTTAGAGGAATGGTTGCATCTCAAGAATTAGTTAAAAGAAGAAAAATAACTATAGTAAAAAGAATGAGGACTTATTTGGAATTAGTTACTCACGATAAAGACTTAATAACATCTGTCATACCTATGGGAGATGGAATTGCAGTTACTAAGAGGAGGTAA
- a CDS encoding Fur family transcriptional regulator: MDVSNLIDMNALKEDLKKKGYKLTPQRRSIVDTIIDNEGNHLTAEEIYDKVKKSCPEIGLATVYRTILLLEELGVISRLDLNDGCSRYEIVHSNETHRHHHLICNTCHKVLEVQDDLLEELEASIDKQYKFKILDHSVKFYGLCDECQKKLNDE; this comes from the coding sequence ATGGATGTATCAAATTTAATTGATATGAATGCCTTGAAAGAAGATTTAAAAAAGAAGGGTTATAAATTAACACCACAAAGAAGATCTATTGTTGATACAATTATTGATAATGAAGGTAACCATTTAACAGCAGAAGAAATATATGATAAAGTGAAAAAAAGTTGTCCGGAAATTGGTTTGGCAACAGTGTATAGAACTATTCTTTTGTTAGAAGAACTAGGTGTTATATCTAGATTAGATTTAAATGATGGATGCAGTAGATATGAAATTGTACATTCAAATGAAACACACAGGCATCATCATCTTATTTGTAATACTTGTCATAAAGTTTTAGAAGTTCAAGATGATTTGTTAGAAGAACTTGAAGCAAGTATTGATAAACAATATAAATTCAAAATTCTAGATCATAGTGTAAAATTTTATGGATTATGTGATGAATGTCAAAAAAAGCTTAATGATGAATAG
- the typA gene encoding translational GTPase TypA, translating to MELIKREDIRNIAIIAHVDHGKTTLVDALLRQSHTFRANEKVEERVMDSNDLEKERGITILSKNTAVIYNDIKINIVDTPGHADFGGEVERVLKMVDSVLLVVDSYEGPMPQTKFVLKKSLELGLKPIVIINKIDKPNARPTDVIDEVFDLFVELGANDEQLDFQIIYASAREGYAKHNVDDENSDMTPIFDTIVKYVAPPEGYADEPLQMLVSTLDTNAFVGKIAIGKIHRGTVKRNQTVTLLKNDGSNGNFKITSIFTYKGLKREEAEEASMGDIVAVSGVLDANIGDTIADSSSPEALPFLEIDEPTLNMNFMVNDSPFAGQEGDFVTSRHLRDRLMKELETNVSLRVNELTPDCFEVSGRGELHLSVLIETMRREGYEFQVSKANVIFREHNGHKEEPMEYLTIDVPEEFMGPVMEKLGPRKAEMVNMTSAVNGYTRLEFTVPARGLIGFRSELMTDTKGNGIMNHVFHSYEKYKGEIPGRSRGSIVSFETGDSIAYGLYSAQERGQLFIGAGVPVYGGMVVGVSARADDLEINVCKMKKLTNTRSSGADDALKLTPPLEMSLEQCLEFINGDELVEVTPKNIRMRKRILDSSERRRTSSRSKK from the coding sequence ATGGAATTAATTAAAAGAGAAGACATAAGAAATATTGCTATCATAGCCCACGTTGACCATGGTAAGACAACTTTAGTAGATGCATTACTTAGACAAAGTCATACATTTAGAGCTAATGAAAAAGTAGAAGAAAGAGTAATGGATTCTAATGACTTAGAAAAAGAAAGAGGAATTACAATTCTTTCGAAAAATACTGCAGTAATTTATAATGATATAAAAATAAATATAGTAGATACACCAGGACATGCAGATTTTGGCGGAGAAGTTGAACGTGTACTTAAGATGGTTGACTCAGTTTTGCTTGTTGTTGACTCATATGAAGGACCAATGCCACAAACTAAATTCGTTTTAAAGAAATCATTAGAACTAGGTTTAAAACCAATAGTTATAATTAACAAAATAGATAAACCAAATGCTAGACCAACAGATGTTATTGATGAAGTATTTGACCTATTTGTAGAACTAGGAGCAAATGATGAACAATTAGATTTCCAAATTATTTATGCATCAGCTAGAGAAGGTTATGCAAAACATAATGTAGATGATGAAAATAGCGATATGACTCCTATATTTGACACAATAGTAAAATATGTTGCACCACCAGAAGGTTATGCGGATGAACCACTTCAAATGCTTGTTAGTACATTAGATACAAATGCATTTGTTGGGAAAATTGCAATTGGTAAAATACACAGAGGTACAGTAAAGAGAAATCAAACTGTTACTTTATTAAAGAATGATGGATCAAATGGTAATTTCAAAATAACTAGCATATTTACATACAAGGGATTAAAAAGAGAAGAAGCAGAAGAAGCTTCAATGGGAGATATAGTTGCAGTAAGTGGTGTTCTTGATGCTAATATTGGTGATACTATAGCAGATTCTTCATCGCCAGAAGCATTACCATTTTTAGAAATAGATGAACCAACATTAAACATGAACTTCATGGTTAATGATTCACCATTTGCAGGTCAAGAAGGTGACTTTGTAACATCAAGACATTTAAGAGATAGATTAATGAAAGAACTTGAAACAAATGTAAGTTTAAGAGTAAATGAACTTACTCCAGATTGTTTTGAAGTTTCAGGAAGAGGAGAACTTCATCTTTCAGTTTTAATTGAAACAATGAGAAGAGAAGGATATGAATTCCAAGTTTCAAAAGCAAATGTTATATTTAGAGAACATAATGGCCACAAGGAAGAGCCAATGGAGTACTTAACAATTGATGTTCCAGAAGAATTTATGGGACCTGTTATGGAAAAATTAGGGCCTAGAAAAGCTGAAATGGTTAATATGACATCAGCAGTAAATGGATATACAAGATTAGAATTCACAGTTCCAGCTAGAGGTCTTATTGGATTTAGAAGTGAATTAATGACTGATACAAAGGGTAATGGAATTATGAATCACGTATTCCATTCATATGAAAAATATAAAGGAGAAATTCCTGGTAGAAGTAGAGGATCAATAGTTTCATTTGAAACTGGAGATTCAATAGCATATGGATTATATAGTGCTCAAGAAAGAGGTCAATTATTCATAGGAGCTGGTGTTCCAGTATATGGTGGTATGGTTGTTGGTGTTTCTGCAAGAGCAGATGATCTTGAAATTAATGTATGTAAAATGAAGAAACTTACTAATACAAGATCATCAGGTGCTGATGATGCATTAAAATTAACTCCACCACTTGAAATGTCTCTTGAACAATGTTTAGAATTCATAAATGGTGATGAATTAGTAGAAGTTACACCAAAAAACATAAGAATGAGAAAAAGAATTTTAGATAGTTCTGAAAGAAGAAGAACAAGTAGCAGAAGTAAAAAATAA